Within the Gloeobacter kilaueensis JS1 genome, the region GCGACTGCCAGCAGGCCGTGGAAGGTGGCACAGGGCTCGAAGCCGATCGTGAGCACGTCGATCTGTTGTTGAGCGGCGTTGCGGGTTATCTCGATAGTGCGCTCGTGCTGTTCGAGGGTCAGCCGCGCCTGCTCGAGAAATATTTGCCCGACGGGCGTGAGTTGCACCTGCCGCTGGGAACGACGAAATAACGTTGCTCCTAACTGCTGCTCCAGTAGCTGAATCTGGCGGCTGAGGGATGGCTGGGCTATCTGCAACCGGACTGCAGCCTGACCAAAGTGCAATTCCTCAGCCAGAGTCACGAAGTAGCGCAACTGGCGAAACTCGATCTCAGGCCGGTTTTCCATCGGTGCAGCGGGACGATTTTTTCCAAGTTACGACGAACCGGCACAGCGGAGCGATACGTTTTGAGGCAGGATTGATAGCTAAAAACTATCAACCCCGCTGCCCCGCTATTGGACAGGTGCAGGCTACTGCTGGTAATTTTGGCTTCGCAAGCAGGAGTGAGCGGCATGAAGATTGGCATCGTCGGTGCCGGTAGCGTCGGCAGTGGGCTGGGCAAACTCTGGGCGGCGGGCGGCCACCAGATTCTCTACAGCTACTCGCGCGATCCGCACAAGCTCGAAAGTTTGGCGCAGCAGAGCGGCCCGAACGCCAGGGCAGGCACGCCCAGGGAGGCGGTCGGCTTTGGTGATCTAGTCGTGCTCACCGTTCCCTGGACGGCGGTGAGCGACGCCCTGCAGCAGATGGGCAGCGTCGAAGGCAAGTTGCTCCTGAGCACCGTCAACGCCCTCAAGCCGGACTTCAGCGGCCTCGACATCGGTACGACCACCTCCGCCGGGGAGTGGATCGCCCAGCGTACACCGGGAGCGATCTTCGTCGAGGCGCTGCCGCTCAACGCCGAAATTCTGCACGCCCCCTCGCGGCAATTTGGCGATATCACGCCGTCCGTCTTCTACTGCGGCGACGATGCTCAGGCCAAGGCGGTCGTGGCCGGGTTGCTTTCTGAAGCCGGGATGGAGGCGGTGGATGCCGGAGCGCTCAGCCGCGCCCGCTTGATCGAGCCTGCCGGTTTGCTGGTCGCCCAGGTGGGTTACGGCCTCGGCCTCGGGCCGAACGTCGCCATCAAGTTGCTGCGGCGCGAAGCCCCGTCCTGATTTTTCGTTCGTCTGAGGAAAACCGATGAAAATCTGTGAAAACACGCCCGCCGGGAGCCTCCCGGTTGGGGAAGCTGCTGTGCGCCCGGACTTTGCCATCGACCGGACTGATCTCTACATCGCTGGCGAATGGCGGCCCTCCCACAGCGGCAAGACCTTTGCGGTCATCGATCCGAGCAGCGAGGCGGAGATCGCCGAAATTGCCGAGGGTACGACAGAAGATGTCGAAGCGGCAGTGCAGGCAGCTTTCCAAGCCTTCGAGTCCGGTCCCTGGAGTGAGCTGAGCGGCCACGAGCGCGGCGAGATCCTCTGGCGGGTGGGCGATCTGTTTCACAGGTACGGCGAGGAGTTGGCGTTCTTGCAGGCAAAGGAGATGGGACGACTCTTTCGCGACTCGATGAGCGTCGATATTCCCCACCTGGCCAACATGTTCCACTACTACGCCGGTTGGGCGAGCAAGATCGAGGGGGCAGTCAAACAAACGACGAAGGGTCTCCATACCTACACCCGGCGCGAACCGCTGGGTGTCGTGGCGGCGATCACCCCCTTCAACTTTCCTTTGATCTTGAGCATCAGCAAATTTGCTCCGGCCCTGGCGGCAGGAAACGTGATCGTCCACAAGCCCGCCTCGGCCACGCCCCTCTCCGCCCTCAAAGTCGCCCAGCTGATGGAAGAGGCGGGTGTACCGGCAGGAGTGTTCAACGTCGTGCCCGGCCCCGGTGGCACCGTCGGTCATGCCCTCTCTACCCATCCCCTTGTTGAAAAAGTCGCAATCACCGGCTCCACCGCGAGTGGCATCCGGGTGATTCAAGACTCCGCTTCGACCCTGAAGCACCTGACGATGGAACTGGGGGGCAAGTCGGCGAACATCATCTTTGCCGACGCCGACCTCGAGCGGGCCGTGCAGACCGCCTACGACGGCATGTTCTACAACAAGGGCGAAATTTGCTACGCCGGTAGCCGGATGCTGGTGGAGCGCAGCGTCTACGAGGAAGTGGTGGAG harbors:
- a CDS encoding aldehyde dehydrogenase family protein encodes the protein MKICENTPAGSLPVGEAAVRPDFAIDRTDLYIAGEWRPSHSGKTFAVIDPSSEAEIAEIAEGTTEDVEAAVQAAFQAFESGPWSELSGHERGEILWRVGDLFHRYGEELAFLQAKEMGRLFRDSMSVDIPHLANMFHYYAGWASKIEGAVKQTTKGLHTYTRREPLGVVAAITPFNFPLILSISKFAPALAAGNVIVHKPASATPLSALKVAQLMEEAGVPAGVFNVVPGPGGTVGHALSTHPLVEKVAITGSTASGIRVIQDSASTLKHLTMELGGKSANIIFADADLERAVQTAYDGMFYNKGEICYAGSRMLVERSVYEEVVERVRQRALATRPGDPLDPASDMGPIANRDEYTKVLRYLETGKSEGARLVAGGGACDIGTGRGFFVEPTVFADTTSEMTIVCEETFGPILSMMPFENFDEAIALANGNQYGLASGVHTRDIKKAHRAAAKLKAGTVWVNTYGHFDPSGPFGGYKMSGYGREQGWEALEFYLQTKTVWVDLEE
- a CDS encoding NADPH-dependent F420 reductase — encoded protein: MKIGIVGAGSVGSGLGKLWAAGGHQILYSYSRDPHKLESLAQQSGPNARAGTPREAVGFGDLVVLTVPWTAVSDALQQMGSVEGKLLLSTVNALKPDFSGLDIGTTTSAGEWIAQRTPGAIFVEALPLNAEILHAPSRQFGDITPSVFYCGDDAQAKAVVAGLLSEAGMEAVDAGALSRARLIEPAGLLVAQVGYGLGLGPNVAIKLLRREAPS